In Odontesthes bonariensis isolate fOdoBon6 chromosome 6, fOdoBon6.hap1, whole genome shotgun sequence, one genomic interval encodes:
- the golga3 gene encoding golgin subfamily A member 3 isoform X3, whose translation MEVDTGQPQAAQMESSAYRDDQVIKSKEAQAPIMECETQLKQGLDNAQNTKDIHNAPPQSTSSPVNSQTQDPSTGVAAYPPMMLEKSEGASAEVTVHKGDTLQSLRLSMPMQETELSNQKPSLEMENEEKIRLEARRRLEEQLKQYRVQRHKERSHRTTAKNRPFSTLDPELMLHPEALPRANTVAMTKEYSFLRTSVPRGPKLGSLGIPPSKERKSRSPRPSKIHSLADYKSSESDGGGGGGGGVKTRDNTRGSVQSTISSVSTLSEVSVMSDISTCETEEQPSASLQVSDNVSEIDGSESGARQGNDGNDSDSSSYSSVSTKGTYGMLSAAVGRQQGPYTVEGREIAPEAMGEFPSLQQVLQAASEEQHLLEMEQGRGETAEPRSRRDSFSSSVSLESSVMGHDEMLQVLKEKMRLEGQLESLSSEANQALKEKTELQAQLATVNAQLQAKKEEAQASQEKQSALTTEVGTLRQNCGQLERAMVELQGSLESKNASLTSLSNDLKVSEDQYNRLMVKVEELQNTVTSRDNTVQDLRQQMGGLQSQLQQVQLERSTLQSRLKTSQAEIDSLQQVRQWYQQQLAMAQEARVRLQSEMANMQAGKMTQIGVMEHLKLENVTLSHQLTETQHRSIKEKERIAVQLQSIEADMLTQESAYKQIQDAKNMVEDDLQHKLDEFEEERERLIKLANTASTLERQLEQVKLTLSQKDLQLQSLQKEHLELMRQLTTTQENLHTKEQSINQLEAQYLELESQLAELQTEGSAKDDNIQYLQNEKIVLEVALQAARADKKELDEGAERLGEDVLVASDVLDQLRQEVQIKANQIETLQQDNNSLKKQAQKLKEQFQQQKVMVEAYRRDAISKDQLISELKSTKKRLLVEVKDLKQELLGAQGEKQKAELEQARLQKEVARVQDQMNDMEAHLEAIQTERDQLETQIQSLQFDQNQLAAVTQENEGLRKQVEQMEAEAKKAISEQKVRVKRLGTDLTSAQKEMKAKHKAYENAVGILSRRLQEALTDKETAEAELVKLKAQVSDGGNSQALQEKIESLQTELQAVTNSKTMLEKELQEVITLTSTELEEYQEKVLELEDELQESRCFKKRIRKLEDANKKLALELEHEKGKLDGLAQSHNALREHANILESALAKREADLVQLNLQVQAVLKRKEEEDQQMKQMVQTLQLSLEKEKTKVKDLKEQVAAAKAEAAHNRRHYRAAMLELSEIKKDLQAKEDFVKALQSEAQKLQAQDDQHTQEVSRFQEELSEAHAKLQILQKQLDEELAKQPLTNQEVEDLKWEVEQRQREIEAQKQQVEMMEQCHHRELDNVQTALQNIKVELESVQEELSDTRKDKFMLQAKVGELRNSMKTILLQNQQLKQDFKQNRLRRQQRMELKSEGNPSNPVTPVKIPDCPVPASLLDELLKPSTSVNKEPLNNLHNCLRQLKEEMDSLQKQMEEHTVTVHESMSSWTNAEEGLAELGLQNNVSKSPTAVNIAVMENNNDVEQQQS comes from the exons ATGGAAGTGGATACTGGCCAACCACAGGCAGCTCAGATGGAGTCCAGTGCTTATCGGGATGACCAAGTTATTAAATCCAAAGAGGCACAAGCCCCCATAATGGAATGTGAAACACAATTGAAACAAGGGCTGGATAACGCACAAAACACAAAGGATATTCATAATG CTCCTCCCCAGAGCACCAGCTCCCCTGTCAACTCGCAGACCCAAGATCCCTCCACAGGTGTGGCTGCTTATCCGCCCATGATGCTAGAGAAGTCTGAGGGGGCTAGTGCTGAGGTCACGGTTCACAAGGGTGATACTTTGCAGTCGCTCAGGCTCAGTATGCCTATGCAGGAGACTGAACTGT CTAACCAGAAGCCATCCCTGGAGATGGAGAATGAGGAAAAGATTCGCCTTGAAGCTCGCCGCCGACTGGAGGAGCAACTTAAACAATACAGAGTGCAGCGGCATAAGGAGAGA tCTCATCGCACTACTGCCAAAAACAGACCATTCAGTACTCTCGATCCAGAGCTCATGCTGCATCCGGAGGCACTACCCAGGGCTAACACTGTTGCTATGACAAAGGAATATTCTTTCCTGAGGACCAGCGTTCCACGAGGCCCCAAACTcggtagcctgggaattcccccTTCCAAGGAGAGAAAGTCCAGGTCGCCTCGCCCCAGCAAGATCCACTCCTTGGCTGACTACAAGTCTTCTGAGAGTgatggtggaggtggaggaggaggtggcgtGAAGACTAGAGATAACACCCGTGGCTCCGTACAGTCTACCATTAGCTCTGTGTCCACACTGTCTGAGGTCAGTGTGATGTCGGATATCAGCACCTGTGAGACAGAGGAGCAGCCCAGCGCTTCTCTCCAAGTCAGCGACAACGTGTCCGAAATCGATGGGAGTGAATCTGGAGCGAGGCAAGGCAATGATGGCAACGATAGTGACAGCTCTTCTTACAGCAGTGTGTCCACCAAGGGGACCTATGGtatgctctctgctgcagtgggAAGGCAGCAGGGGCCTTACACGGTGGAGGGGAGGGAGATTGCCCCTGAGGCCATGGGTGAGTTCCCGTCCCTACAGCAGGTGCTGCAGGCGGCCAGTGAAGAGCAGCACCTGCTGGAGATGGAGCAGGGAAGAGGAGAGACGGCCGAACCTCGCAGCCGCAGGGACAGTTTCTCTAGcag CGTGTCTTTGGAGAGTTCTGTGATGGGCCATGATGAAATGCTCCAGGTGCTGAAAGAGAAAATGAGACTCGAGGGTCAGCTGGAATCCTTGTCATCCGAGGCCAATCAG GCTTTGAAGGAGAAGACAGAGCTTCAGGCCCAGCTTGCTACAGTAAATGCTCAGCTGCAGGCTAAAAAGGAGGAAGCTCAAGCCAGCCAAGAGAAGCAGAGTGCCCTCACTACGGAGGTTGGCACACTGCGGCAAAACTGCGGCCAGCTAGAGAGGGCCATGGTGGAGCTTCAAGGCAGTCTGGAGAGCAAGAATGCCAGTCTGACTTCTCTGAGCAATGACCTGAAGGTTTCTGAAGATCAATATAACAGGCTGATGGTGAAGGTTGAGGAGTTGCAAAACACTGTAACTTCAAGGGACAACACAG TTCAGGATTTGCGTCAGCAGATGGGTGGCCTTCAGAGTCAGCTTCAGCAGGTGCAGCTGGAGCGCAGCACCCTTCAGAGCAGACTAAAGACCTCTCAGGCTGAGATTGACTCACTCCAGCAAGTCAGACAGTGGTACCAGCAGCAACTAGCAATGGCTCAAGAGGCAAGAGTACGACTGCAAAGCGAAATGGCCAACATGCAG GCTGGAAAGATGACTCAGATTGGTGTTATGGAACACCTTAAGCTGGAAAATGTGACACTTTCTCATCAACTCACCGAGACTCAACACCGCTCCATTAAAGAAAAAGAGCGTATTGCTGTACAGCTGCAGAGCATTGAG GCAGACATGCTGACCCAAGAGTCTGCTTACAAGCAGATCCAGGATGCAAAGAATATGGTGGAAGATGATCTGCAGCACAAATTAGATGAGTTTGAAGAAGAGCGAGAGCGCTTAATAAAACTAGCCAACACAGCTAGCACCCTGGAAAGGCAGCTGGAGCAG gtAAAGTTGACCCTTTCCCAAAAGGATTTGCAGCTGCAGTCCCTTCAGAAAGAACATCTGGAGCTGATGCGTCAGCTGACAACCACTCAGGAGAACCTACACACCAAAGAGCAGTCCATCAATCAGCTAGAGGCTCAGTACCTTGAGCTCGAGTCCCAGCTGGCTGAGCTGCAGACAGAAGGCAGTGCCAAGGATGACAACATCCAGTATCTCCAGAATGAAAAGATTGTTCTGGAGGTGGCACTCCAGGCGGCCCGAGCTGATAAGAAGGAACTTGATGAGGGTGCTGAGCGGCTGGGAGAAGATGTTCTGGTGGCCTCTGATGTATTGGATCAGCTGAGACAAGAAGTCCAAATCAAAGCCAATCAG ATTGAAACTTTACAACAAGATAATAATTCCCTGAAGAAACAAGCTCAGAAattaaaggagcagttccaGCAACAAAAG GTGATGGTGGAAGCATACCGCCGGGACGCCATCTCCAAAGACCAGTTGATTAGTGAACTCAAGTCCACCAAAAAACGTCTGTTGGTGGAGGTGAAGGACCTGAAGCAGGAGCTACTGGGTGCCCAGGGTGAGAAGCAGAAGGCAGAGCTGGAGCAGGCCCGGTTGCAGAAGGAGGTGGCAAGGGTCCAAGACCAAATGAATGACATGGAAGCGCACTTGGAAGCCATTCAGACAGAAAGGGATCAGCTAGAAACCCAGATTCAG TCTCTGCAGTTCGATCAGAACCAGCTGGCAGCAGTGACTCAAGAGAACGAGGGCCTGAGGAAACAGGTGGAGCAGATGGAGGCAGAAGCAAAAAA AGCCATCTCAGAGCAGAAGGTGCGTGTGAAGAGGCTGGGAACAGATCTGACCAGTGCTCAGAAGGAGATGAAAGCCAAACACAAGGCCTACGAGAATGCTGTGGGCATTTTGAGCAGGAGGCTTCAAGAGGCTCTGACTGACAAGGAGACCGCAGAAGCCGAGCTGGTTAAACTCAAGGCCCAGGTATCAGATGGAGGAAACAGCCAGGCCTTACAG GAGAAGATTGAATCTTTACAGACTGAGCTGCAAGCTGTAACCAACAGCAAGACTATGCTAGAGAAGGAGCTGCAGGAAGTGATCACCCTCACCTCCACAGAGCTGGAGGAGTATCAGGAGAAGGTTCTGGAGCTTGAGGATGAG ctTCAAGAGTCGCGCTGCTTCAAGAAGCGGATCAGGAAACTCGAGGATGCCAACAAGAAGTTGGCACTTGAGCTGGAACATGAAAAAGGGAAACTGGACGGATTAGCACAgtcccacaatgcattgcgggAACATGCTAACATTTTGGAGTCTGCCTTAGCAAAGAGGGAGGCTGATCTTGTCCAGCTCAACTTACAG gtTCAAGCTGTTCTTAAGCGTAAAGAGGAGGAGGACCAGCAAATGAAGCAGATGGTGCAAACTTTGCAACTTAGTTTGGAGAAAGAGAAAACCAAAGTTAAGGACCTGAAAGAACag GTGGCAGCAGCAAAGGCAGAGGCAGCCCATAATAGAAGGCACTACAGGGCAGCCATGCTGGAGCTGTCAGAGATCAAGAAAGACCTGCAGGCCAAAGAGGACTTTGTTAAAGCTTTGCAGAGTGAAGCTCAGAAACTTCA GGCTCAGGATGACCAGCACACTCAGGAAGTTTCCAGGTTCCAAGAGGAGCTTTCTGAGGCTCATGCCAAGCTTCAGATCCTCCAGAAACAACTTGATGAGGAGCTAGCTAAGCAGCCCCTCACCAATCAAGAG GTTGAAGACCTGAAATGGGAGGTGGAGCAGAGGCAGAGGGAGATTGAGGCTCAGAAGCAGCAGGTGGAGATGATGGAACAATGCCACCACAGGGAGCTGGATAACGTACAGACAGCTCTGCAG AACATCAAGGTGGAGCTGGAGTCTGTGCAGGAGGAGCTGAGCGACACCAGGAAGGACAAGTTCATGCTGCAGGCAAAGGTCGGTGAGCTGAGAAACAGCATGAAGACGatcctgctgcagaaccagcaaCTCAAACAAGACTTCAAGCAGAATCGACTAAGGAGG CAGCAGCGCATGGAGTTGAAGAGTGAAGGGAACCCATCCAACCCAGTGACGCCAGTTAAGATCCCAGACTGCCCAGTGCCTGCCTCTCTGTTGGATGAGTTGCTGAAACCATCAACTTCTGTCAACAAGGAACCCCTCAACAACTTGCACAACTGTCTACGGCAGCTGAA GGAGGAGATGGACAGCCTCCAGAAGCAGATGGAGGAACACACAGTAACAGTACATGAGTCAATGAGCTCATGGACAAATGCAGAGGAAGGACTGGCTGAACTGGGGCTTCAGAACAACGTCTCCAAATCGCCAACAGCGGTAAACATCGCGGTGATGGAAAATAACAATGACGTAGAACAGCAGCAATCATAA
- the golga3 gene encoding golgin subfamily A member 3 isoform X5: MEVDTGQPQAAQMESSAYRDDQVIKSKEAQAPIMECETQLKQGLDNAQNTKDIHNANQKPSLEMENEEKIRLEARRRLEEQLKQYRVQRHKERSHRTTAKNRPFSTLDPELMLHPEALPRANTVAMTKEYSFLRTSVPRGPKLGSLGIPPSKERKSRSPRPSKIHSLADYKSSESDGGGGGGGGVKTRDNTRGSVQSTISSVSTLSEVSVMSDISTCETEEQPSASLQVSDNVSEIDGSESGARQGNDGNDSDSSSYSSVSTKGTYGMLSAAVGRQQGPYTVEGREIAPEAMGEFPSLQQVLQAASEEQHLLEMEQGRGETAEPRSRRDSFSSSVSLESSVMGHDEMLQVLKEKMRLEGQLESLSSEANQALKEKTELQAQLATVNAQLQAKKEEAQASQEKQSALTTEVGTLRQNCGQLERAMVELQGSLESKNASLTSLSNDLKVSEDQYNRLMVKVEELQNTVTSRDNTVQDLRQQMGGLQSQLQQVQLERSTLQSRLKTSQAEIDSLQQVRQWYQQQLAMAQEARVRLQSEMANMQAGKMTQIGVMEHLKLENVTLSHQLTETQHRSIKEKERIAVQLQSIEADMLTQESAYKQIQDAKNMVEDDLQHKLDEFEEERERLIKLANTASTLERQLEQVKLTLSQKDLQLQSLQKEHLELMRQLTTTQENLHTKEQSINQLEAQYLELESQLAELQTEGSAKDDNIQYLQNEKIVLEVALQAARADKKELDEGAERLGEDVLVASDVLDQLRQEVQIKANQIETLQQDNNSLKKQAQKLKEQFQQQKVMVEAYRRDAISKDQLISELKSTKKRLLVEVKDLKQELLGAQGEKQKAELEQARLQKEVARVQDQMNDMEAHLEAIQTERDQLETQIQSLQFDQNQLAAVTQENEGLRKQVEQMEAEAKKAISEQKVRVKRLGTDLTSAQKEMKAKHKAYENAVGILSRRLQEALTDKETAEAELVKLKAQVSDGGNSQALQEKIESLQTELQAVTNSKTMLEKELQEVITLTSTELEEYQEKVLELEDELQESRCFKKRIRKLEDANKKLALELEHEKGKLDGLAQSHNALREHANILESALAKREADLVQLNLQVQAVLKRKEEEDQQMKQMVQTLQLSLEKEKTKVKDLKEQVAAAKAEAAHNRRHYRAAMLELSEIKKDLQAKEDFVKALQSEAQKLQAQDDQHTQEVSRFQEELSEAHAKLQILQKQLDEELAKQPLTNQEVEDLKWEVEQRQREIEAQKQQVEMMEQCHHRELDNVQTALQNIKVELESVQEELSDTRKDKFMLQAKVGELRNSMKTILLQNQQLKQDFKQNRLRRQQRMELKSEGNPSNPVTPVKIPDCPVPASLLDELLKPSTSVNKEPLNNLHNCLRQLKEEMDSLQKQMEEHTVTVHESMSSWTNAEEGLAELGLQNNVSKSPTAVNIAVMENNNDVEQQQS, from the exons ATGGAAGTGGATACTGGCCAACCACAGGCAGCTCAGATGGAGTCCAGTGCTTATCGGGATGACCAAGTTATTAAATCCAAAGAGGCACAAGCCCCCATAATGGAATGTGAAACACAATTGAAACAAGGGCTGGATAACGCACAAAACACAAAGGATATTCATAATG CTAACCAGAAGCCATCCCTGGAGATGGAGAATGAGGAAAAGATTCGCCTTGAAGCTCGCCGCCGACTGGAGGAGCAACTTAAACAATACAGAGTGCAGCGGCATAAGGAGAGA tCTCATCGCACTACTGCCAAAAACAGACCATTCAGTACTCTCGATCCAGAGCTCATGCTGCATCCGGAGGCACTACCCAGGGCTAACACTGTTGCTATGACAAAGGAATATTCTTTCCTGAGGACCAGCGTTCCACGAGGCCCCAAACTcggtagcctgggaattcccccTTCCAAGGAGAGAAAGTCCAGGTCGCCTCGCCCCAGCAAGATCCACTCCTTGGCTGACTACAAGTCTTCTGAGAGTgatggtggaggtggaggaggaggtggcgtGAAGACTAGAGATAACACCCGTGGCTCCGTACAGTCTACCATTAGCTCTGTGTCCACACTGTCTGAGGTCAGTGTGATGTCGGATATCAGCACCTGTGAGACAGAGGAGCAGCCCAGCGCTTCTCTCCAAGTCAGCGACAACGTGTCCGAAATCGATGGGAGTGAATCTGGAGCGAGGCAAGGCAATGATGGCAACGATAGTGACAGCTCTTCTTACAGCAGTGTGTCCACCAAGGGGACCTATGGtatgctctctgctgcagtgggAAGGCAGCAGGGGCCTTACACGGTGGAGGGGAGGGAGATTGCCCCTGAGGCCATGGGTGAGTTCCCGTCCCTACAGCAGGTGCTGCAGGCGGCCAGTGAAGAGCAGCACCTGCTGGAGATGGAGCAGGGAAGAGGAGAGACGGCCGAACCTCGCAGCCGCAGGGACAGTTTCTCTAGcag CGTGTCTTTGGAGAGTTCTGTGATGGGCCATGATGAAATGCTCCAGGTGCTGAAAGAGAAAATGAGACTCGAGGGTCAGCTGGAATCCTTGTCATCCGAGGCCAATCAG GCTTTGAAGGAGAAGACAGAGCTTCAGGCCCAGCTTGCTACAGTAAATGCTCAGCTGCAGGCTAAAAAGGAGGAAGCTCAAGCCAGCCAAGAGAAGCAGAGTGCCCTCACTACGGAGGTTGGCACACTGCGGCAAAACTGCGGCCAGCTAGAGAGGGCCATGGTGGAGCTTCAAGGCAGTCTGGAGAGCAAGAATGCCAGTCTGACTTCTCTGAGCAATGACCTGAAGGTTTCTGAAGATCAATATAACAGGCTGATGGTGAAGGTTGAGGAGTTGCAAAACACTGTAACTTCAAGGGACAACACAG TTCAGGATTTGCGTCAGCAGATGGGTGGCCTTCAGAGTCAGCTTCAGCAGGTGCAGCTGGAGCGCAGCACCCTTCAGAGCAGACTAAAGACCTCTCAGGCTGAGATTGACTCACTCCAGCAAGTCAGACAGTGGTACCAGCAGCAACTAGCAATGGCTCAAGAGGCAAGAGTACGACTGCAAAGCGAAATGGCCAACATGCAG GCTGGAAAGATGACTCAGATTGGTGTTATGGAACACCTTAAGCTGGAAAATGTGACACTTTCTCATCAACTCACCGAGACTCAACACCGCTCCATTAAAGAAAAAGAGCGTATTGCTGTACAGCTGCAGAGCATTGAG GCAGACATGCTGACCCAAGAGTCTGCTTACAAGCAGATCCAGGATGCAAAGAATATGGTGGAAGATGATCTGCAGCACAAATTAGATGAGTTTGAAGAAGAGCGAGAGCGCTTAATAAAACTAGCCAACACAGCTAGCACCCTGGAAAGGCAGCTGGAGCAG gtAAAGTTGACCCTTTCCCAAAAGGATTTGCAGCTGCAGTCCCTTCAGAAAGAACATCTGGAGCTGATGCGTCAGCTGACAACCACTCAGGAGAACCTACACACCAAAGAGCAGTCCATCAATCAGCTAGAGGCTCAGTACCTTGAGCTCGAGTCCCAGCTGGCTGAGCTGCAGACAGAAGGCAGTGCCAAGGATGACAACATCCAGTATCTCCAGAATGAAAAGATTGTTCTGGAGGTGGCACTCCAGGCGGCCCGAGCTGATAAGAAGGAACTTGATGAGGGTGCTGAGCGGCTGGGAGAAGATGTTCTGGTGGCCTCTGATGTATTGGATCAGCTGAGACAAGAAGTCCAAATCAAAGCCAATCAG ATTGAAACTTTACAACAAGATAATAATTCCCTGAAGAAACAAGCTCAGAAattaaaggagcagttccaGCAACAAAAG GTGATGGTGGAAGCATACCGCCGGGACGCCATCTCCAAAGACCAGTTGATTAGTGAACTCAAGTCCACCAAAAAACGTCTGTTGGTGGAGGTGAAGGACCTGAAGCAGGAGCTACTGGGTGCCCAGGGTGAGAAGCAGAAGGCAGAGCTGGAGCAGGCCCGGTTGCAGAAGGAGGTGGCAAGGGTCCAAGACCAAATGAATGACATGGAAGCGCACTTGGAAGCCATTCAGACAGAAAGGGATCAGCTAGAAACCCAGATTCAG TCTCTGCAGTTCGATCAGAACCAGCTGGCAGCAGTGACTCAAGAGAACGAGGGCCTGAGGAAACAGGTGGAGCAGATGGAGGCAGAAGCAAAAAA AGCCATCTCAGAGCAGAAGGTGCGTGTGAAGAGGCTGGGAACAGATCTGACCAGTGCTCAGAAGGAGATGAAAGCCAAACACAAGGCCTACGAGAATGCTGTGGGCATTTTGAGCAGGAGGCTTCAAGAGGCTCTGACTGACAAGGAGACCGCAGAAGCCGAGCTGGTTAAACTCAAGGCCCAGGTATCAGATGGAGGAAACAGCCAGGCCTTACAG GAGAAGATTGAATCTTTACAGACTGAGCTGCAAGCTGTAACCAACAGCAAGACTATGCTAGAGAAGGAGCTGCAGGAAGTGATCACCCTCACCTCCACAGAGCTGGAGGAGTATCAGGAGAAGGTTCTGGAGCTTGAGGATGAG ctTCAAGAGTCGCGCTGCTTCAAGAAGCGGATCAGGAAACTCGAGGATGCCAACAAGAAGTTGGCACTTGAGCTGGAACATGAAAAAGGGAAACTGGACGGATTAGCACAgtcccacaatgcattgcgggAACATGCTAACATTTTGGAGTCTGCCTTAGCAAAGAGGGAGGCTGATCTTGTCCAGCTCAACTTACAG gtTCAAGCTGTTCTTAAGCGTAAAGAGGAGGAGGACCAGCAAATGAAGCAGATGGTGCAAACTTTGCAACTTAGTTTGGAGAAAGAGAAAACCAAAGTTAAGGACCTGAAAGAACag GTGGCAGCAGCAAAGGCAGAGGCAGCCCATAATAGAAGGCACTACAGGGCAGCCATGCTGGAGCTGTCAGAGATCAAGAAAGACCTGCAGGCCAAAGAGGACTTTGTTAAAGCTTTGCAGAGTGAAGCTCAGAAACTTCA GGCTCAGGATGACCAGCACACTCAGGAAGTTTCCAGGTTCCAAGAGGAGCTTTCTGAGGCTCATGCCAAGCTTCAGATCCTCCAGAAACAACTTGATGAGGAGCTAGCTAAGCAGCCCCTCACCAATCAAGAG GTTGAAGACCTGAAATGGGAGGTGGAGCAGAGGCAGAGGGAGATTGAGGCTCAGAAGCAGCAGGTGGAGATGATGGAACAATGCCACCACAGGGAGCTGGATAACGTACAGACAGCTCTGCAG AACATCAAGGTGGAGCTGGAGTCTGTGCAGGAGGAGCTGAGCGACACCAGGAAGGACAAGTTCATGCTGCAGGCAAAGGTCGGTGAGCTGAGAAACAGCATGAAGACGatcctgctgcagaaccagcaaCTCAAACAAGACTTCAAGCAGAATCGACTAAGGAGG CAGCAGCGCATGGAGTTGAAGAGTGAAGGGAACCCATCCAACCCAGTGACGCCAGTTAAGATCCCAGACTGCCCAGTGCCTGCCTCTCTGTTGGATGAGTTGCTGAAACCATCAACTTCTGTCAACAAGGAACCCCTCAACAACTTGCACAACTGTCTACGGCAGCTGAA GGAGGAGATGGACAGCCTCCAGAAGCAGATGGAGGAACACACAGTAACAGTACATGAGTCAATGAGCTCATGGACAAATGCAGAGGAAGGACTGGCTGAACTGGGGCTTCAGAACAACGTCTCCAAATCGCCAACAGCGGTAAACATCGCGGTGATGGAAAATAACAATGACGTAGAACAGCAGCAATCATAA